The window GCAGATGAAGGGGAGTTGTTGAAATGGGGGCGGGAGGGGGTGCAGAGAGAAAGAGGCAAGGGTGGGGGACAACATTAGTAGGCCATCCAGTTGCTGCTGCAGCAAAGATTATCTATTGATGGCTGCAGCAGtctcgcacacacgcacacacacacacgcgcacacgcacacacacacacacacagacacacacacacacacacacacacacacacacgcacacacacgcaagaaAGTGCAACACCAACAATGAGACTTTGTGTTATTGATCCACTGTACACAGGCATATTTTTTGTAAAGGGGGGTGGTAGACATTAAGAGCAGTGCACCCCCCCCCCTCGAGCACTCACAATCACACTGGTCCTTGGCAGGTCCATGTTGCCATAGCAACGCTCCCGTTGCTGCAGGCTGGCTGGAGGGATGTGTGCTGGTTGGGATACAAAAAAGAAAGTGAGTGGGAGGAGGGGTAGGAGATGgaaggaggaggggggggggggctgcctCCTCAATTCATTACCCCTATAACGACCCCCCCGCCAGCATCCCATCACAAGCATCAGCTGAGCCCAGTGAAGGCCTCAGTGCCACTCAGCAGTCTGAACACGTCGCAGACGAACTTCAAGCTGCGTTTATTATTCAGCTTCCTTCttcgtgcgcacacacacacacacacacacacacacacacacacgcacacgcacgcgcacacatcACCTACATGCTCCAGTGCCTGGCAGAGCACAATACACTGACTTTTACATGAACTACACAGAAGTCACGCCCACTTTGGACCTTTGGGGACCTCGTCTGCTGTGCATGCGCGGAAAGGCGAGCGCACTCTGACCTTCAACCCCTGCTTTAAGTCACACCTCATTacctaataataatcatatcaataatatcagctacaaaatgttttatttgaaatgGGCCTGCTAGCAGGCTTCAACAGACAGCAGCCAAAGTGATAACTCTCCATGAGACATGCAAAATGCCAACGCTAGCCCCCCACAACTTAGATACACAAAAGTCCTAACTGCTATCTATTTGAATTTGGGGAGAATCACATCGGAATGTAAATTCCAAAAATGCCAATAGCTGGCACACTAACatctagcatgctagcattacatgtacagtatgtacagtacagtataatgtATGTATCTAGGGATCCAAGGTATATGCTGGATGTACTGTGACACTTTTTTCAGTTGTGATGTACAgcattacattttttgggacatGATGTGTAGTACGACATTTTTTAGGGCGTGTTGTATAGTACGACATTTTTTAGGGCTTGATGTATAGTACGACATTTTTAGGGCGTGCTCTATAGTACGACATTTTTTCAAACATGTTTGACATGTTCAAACATGTACTATACATCATACATGATGTATAGTACAACATTTTTAGGGTATGATGTATAGTACGACATTTTTTCAAACATGTTTGACATGTTAAAACATGTACTATACATCATGCATGATGTATAGTACAACATTTTTAGGGCGTGCTCTAtagtatgacattttttcaaacATGTTTGACATGTTCAAACATGTACTATACATCATGCATGATGTATAGTACAACATTTTTAGGGTATGATGTATAGTACGACATTTTTTAAGGGGTGCTGTATAGTGTGACATACTTTCAAACATGATGTATAGTACAACATTTTTTAGGTCGTGCTGTATTGTACATCATTTTTTCGGACATGATGTATGTACGACATTTTTTAGGGCATGCTGTTTAGTACAACATTTTTAGGGCGTGATATATAGTACGACATATTTTAGGGCATGTTGTATAGTACGGCATTTTTTAGGGCGTGTTGTATAGTACGACATTTTTAGGGCTTGATGTATAGTACAACATTTTTTAGGGCGTGCTCTATAGTACGACATTTTTTCAAACATGTTTGACATGTTAAAACATGTACTATACATCATGCATGATGTATAGTATGACATTTTTAGGGTATGATGTATAGTACAACATTTTTTAGGGGATGCTGTATAGTATGACATATTTTCAAACATGATGTATAGTACAACATTTTTAGGGCGTGATATATAGTACGACATTTTTTAGGGCGTGTTGTATAGTACGGCATTTTTTAGGGCATGTTGTATAGTACGACATTTTTTAGGGCGTGTTGTATAGTACGACATTTTTTAGGGCTTGATGTatagtacaacatttttttgggcGTGCTCTATAGTACGACATTTTTTCAAACATGTTTGACATGTTCAAACATGTACTATACATCATGCATGATGTATAGTACAACATTTTTAGGGTATGATGTATAGTACGACATTTTTTAAGGGGTGCTGTATAGTATGACATATTTTCCAACATGATGTATAGTACAACATTTTTTAGGTCGTGCTGTATTGTACAACATTTTTAGggcgtgatatacagtatgacatTTTTTCGGCCATAATGTATAGTACGACATTTTTTAGGGCGTGCTGTatagtacaacattttttcGGACACAATGTATAGTACGACATTTTTTAGGGCGTGCTGTATATTGGGCTGCGACATTTTTTCGGACATGATGTATAGCACATTTTCTTGGGCATGGTGTATATTCAGTACAACATTGTTTAGGGCCTGATGTATAGGAAAATGTCAGACAGGATGTATAGCATGGCATTTTTTCGGCCATGTGTAAAGTAAGTAAACATCTTTTCGGACTTTTGAGTAAATTATCTTTAGTTTGACTTTTTAGGACATGATGTATAGTTTATTTTAGATATACATGATGTATAGAGTGACATATTTCAGAACAACATGTATAGTAAGTTTACATTATGTACAGTGTGAGTTTTCATGACATGATAAATAGTATGTAGTATTTCTTGGACGTACAgtagaatacagtcaaacctgtcttagcggccacctgtatagaacggccacctgcctgtagcggccactgaaaaaatcccccgcagcaaatttacatgttatagaccctgtgtatagcagtcacctgtccaacgcggctagcggccacccattttgtatcccttggtcaatatctgactgcatacagcggccaaattaccgactcaagtagaagcttcatgcacgaaaacgtttcgtttttcaatcaatgaagccgccgtgtgtagactttaatttctgagtcctagctcagtcacaatcattcacaagatccacacaaactgtcagttgtttcacataaaaaagccgtcttcttttgagcttgatatttcctggtcaaacatgtaactttaagagcatttgcaccaaaacattaccgcaaattaggctgggaacaggacgtgctcccagcgacgttacaatacaatacaatactgcatgcacggtaaacacgctagcatgcatgctatcgtaTGTTGAACTgtgttcggttgtacttaattgaagtattttagaatgtactcacgttatttttgatcaatcctcatccacaaatccatcaaagtcctcatcttctgtattcgacacaaaaaaagccgtcttctttggcgCTCGCTACTACAGTGgtttaacttgtcagtgttattcagctgcGAACCGTAGTAagggcgacctgactccagcaaaTAAGTAAACTTCTcatgttgcttctgccaactttatttattgaacgcggccaccagagagcatctcagaacacacacacacgtcttgtctctccttcctgcttgcccataagccaaaggttaaacaagccccactacatagctgtccaggcaatgcctgtatcaagtgacactgtttatttcctggtgcgagacaatgtgcactggtcaatactgtaatgccccttgttgtggggaaggagagactcatgtcgccgatgcactttaatggctttattaacagcggagaacactgcaggactttacatccacgccaacatccacacacttcccaactctctcgacactcacagctagcactgagcctagctctcctgcttgggacgcccaccgtcacttcctgatgaacgaaagctgtaatgacactctgccgtataaaaagtaaaatattaaaaacaagcataacagaagacattactagcacagctttgttctgtgggtggtggataataacaagcctagtagtgctgtacaacttttatccgcagtcccacagtgccctctactggtcaacattcattccccccctcacctttttttttttttctctctactggtcaacattcaaaatggccgccaacctgtctatagaggccacctgtctatagcggccacttttgcagtctccctctagtggccgctatagacaagtttgactgtatttagtaTGACATGATGTAAAGTCATACAATAAAATACGTCCTTCAAAAAACGTCATACTATACATGTATTACACAGCTTTGTGTATTATCTATTAATATATCTCATTGATAATTAATTActgttattgttttaatatgCTGAGagccaacaataataataataataataataatacctccATGAATGCATGTTGCAAATGTACTGAGATTCGTCCACCAAaggatgcagcagcagcagcagcagcagctttgGACCATCAACTCTTTGACTGTAATCAAATTGAATGAGACAAAACAGTCAGATATTGATTTTGTCTTATTACACATGCATGTGTGAGCGTATGGTACATAAAAGATGTGAAGAGGATGGAGCAGGGTGAAGGAGGAAGAGGTTCTGGAGCTCATTAGGAGTCAGGACCACACTCTGGTGCGGAGAAGCACCCacaggacgaggaggaggaggccagGTGATGCAGTGGCCAACAACACTCCACCATTGAGCGCCTCTGCTGCTGCAAAcatagaaaatgtacaaaatgtcacACGAAAAAGTCACTTTCTGAATGTAAAAGAACATActaggaggaagaggaggatgtaTGACACgcagaaaagaaaaacactacAGTGCACCGCACAAGAATGTCACATTGAGAAAAAAGTGAAGTGtggcgccacctgctggacGAGCTACTGTAACAAATATGCCCAAGGGAAgttcataataaatgaaagtaGGGCCGTTTCATTCGCGCACTTCCCTACTTCCACTCAGCCTTTTCAGTATATACGACGTGCGCTCACTCAAAGTACCCGGATGTTTGCACTCAATACGCGGCAagtggtgagtgtgcagtgatggagccaaaccaccctcaatagtcgccatcttggcaaCGTAGCGAAAAAAGAGGGATGACTAACTACTaactcgagtggttgcaattcaaaATTCAAACGGAGAAACGAAGACGGGGACAAGGGTACATATTGCTATCGTCATTTCCGGTAAGCGCACAACGACGGCAattgatttgggacagcaccaCCTCCCCAAATTGGCTCCTTTGAAACCAAGTACGCAGTGTACATACTAGTTTACTTATTCAAGTGTTTTGAAGTACGGAAGTGCGGGAATTGAAACACAGCCACAGTTAGCTACAACATGCTGAAGTTAAAAACAAAGCACTGTAGACATCACATCACCAGGAACTACTACTGTCACTTTTTTTGCCAACTTCCTTGGATCATTTTGgaaacgttttttttcccccagtagTTCATTTCGTGAAACTACAAGTgatgtttttatattatataaattcacttcacacgtatatttcatatatatttcaagaatgaCGTTCTTAACCTggatttaaaacataaaaaaaacagtacttcatgacatttgaaaaataatcaaaaagtTTGATTCTGTATTGCAAACTACTGGTCTAGACTTTGGTTCTTAGTCTGAACTAAACTCCTGAACTCAACTTCTGCACTATACTCacatttattgagatgcacctgtggTTCAAATAAAGAGTCAAAGCtctaaaagacacacaaaaaaagacaccaacatgtttttattacaaTGTTGCCATTGTCCAACATGTGTTCATCTCCATCTTTCCATCATCACCCGTCTTCTTGCTGAATGCTGACGTGATGATCCCGCATCATCAAACCATCGGACGATCAAGTCCACCTGAGAGGCACAGGTGAGAACTACCCGACTGTTCCACAATAAAAGTTCATCAGTCGTGAGTGACTTCACGTGAACGTCCGACTAGTCGTCACCACGtttgcttttcttctttttcttcttttttgctgAGCAGTCATCTTGCTGGTCGTACAAAGTGTCCACttgttcacttttcactttgtgTTCGATCATCACTGTGGCAGCAGGTGACTCCTCCTCTTCCGCCTCTCTgtctttctttctcttcttcctcctcttttccTCAGAGGCTTCTCTTTCCTGGGAAAGGATGTCTGctcccacttcctgtttgaccaTCACCGCGGCGGCAGGCAatgcctcctcttcctcctctctgtCTGCTCTCTTTTCATCATAAGCCCCTCCTTCCTGGAAGATGATGCCTTCTCTCATTTCCTGTTTGACCATCACCACGGCAGTAGGAGGAGACTCCTCTTCCTTGTCTCTAAccttcttccttttctttctccttttCTCCTCAGGAAGTCCTGCTTCCAGAAAAAGGCTGTCTGCTTTCCCTTCCTGTTTGACTGTCACCTCCTCATCCTCTTGCTCCGTATTTACGTGCTTTTCTTTCTTCATcttccttttcttcctcttcctcccctCCTCTTCACTGACTTGTGTGAATTCTAGAAGGGGTGTGCCGTCTGCCTCGCTCTCCCCTCCCTGAGTGGGTGTCTTGCTGCCAAAGGGGTGGAACCGCTGTTTGAGGCCAGGCGGGATGGCGGGCACGGGGGTGGCGGGGATGATTTGCGGGGGCTGCCTAGTGCCGCCGTAGCTCTCGCTCACGCTCAATAGGCCGGCGAAAGCTGGACCCATCACCGTTGATCGTGATGAGGTTGTGTCATCGGTGAGGAGGCGGAGCTCTGAGGTGCCGTGTGTGGAGCCGAGGATGTTGTAAATCTGTTGGCCCATACTCTCTCCTCCGTCCACAGCAGAAGGAAGCTTCAGTGTCTGAAGGCCTGAAAGGCTCACATGGACACCTTGCAAGCTGAAAAGAAGAGGAATAGGTGGTAGGATTCATCCACACAAGCAACCTCGTACAAATACAACCCTCCCCGGCTTTTACACACAGAACTTTGCCACTGAAGTAAAGGAAGGGACatgaacaaacaacataaaaaagcaCCAATGTTGCTGTTCTAAGGAATAAAGACTATGAAATATGTGCTACCATTCTGGGTTAAAGGTGGTAGGAGCTTTAATGAGCCACAGTTCACTGTTGGTGTTCTTCAGGCTGTCTGTCAGCATGCTGCTGCAAGGTTTGTGTCTGAATGCCACAAAGTCATCAGGACATTTGTACCTGCTGGTCCTCTTCTCTGCAACAACAAAAGgcattacaataaaaaattcAAGGACTCACATTTGTAATATAGAAAGTACATATCTAAAACCTACTGCATTGACTGACACTTTACGGTAAGTTAAATTGCATTGACTCGCAATGACGTAACCACCAGTATTTAGGCTCACTGTACTGTTATACTCCCAAGTTCCTACGTGCTATGCTAGCTACCGTAAGACAAAAAGTGTTGCGTGCTAACTTACCAGGTTCCTTTTGCTTTAACGATAATTCTTCCGTCGACTTGTCCGCTTCACCTTCGCTCGATGAGGGCGACACATCTCTACGCATGTTTTTTTGTAGTGAAACAATCGCCATGTGTTGTAATTGTTCACTTTTAAGCTCAGAAGCGTGGTTTTAGCGGACACATGTGTGCACACTAGAATCACCTACAACCTTTGGTTGCATCACATCctgtcagccatgtttgtaGTCCGACAAGAGAATACTACGTGTTGGCTTACGAGGTTGAGTCCAGTTAAAGAAAATCCATTGCCCACACTGCACCTCGCTACGTTACGTAATGCCCCAGCGTTCGTCTCGAGAGCGGTTGACAGCCGTGAAGAGCAGGCCGATGAGGGTAAACAAACCAGAAATAATCGTTCAAATCTCGAAACTTTTGTCCCAGTCGGTATCAGGaatatgtttattgtttttacaaaaCAGACTGAAGGTAGTTAAATGAGAAAGTCGCCAGCAAATAGTGATTCTACACTTGTTTAAGATAATAGGTTAAGATAGCTAAcgtgctagctagctagctagcaagctagccagCCAGCTGGCTAGTCGTCCATCATGTCGTcgccctcttcctcctccaggcGCCAGTGGTGCTACTTGTGCGACCTGCCCAAGATGCCCTGGACTGTGGTGTGGGACTTTAGCGAGGTGGTATGTCGCGGCTGTGTCAACTACGAGGGCGCTAATCAGATAGAGTTCCTCATAGCTAGCGCCAGGCAGCTCAAACGGACGCACGGGATGCAGGACGGCAACGTGAGGTCGCCTGGTCCCTCTCCCAACAAGCACGCCTCGTCAGGCCGGGGAGAGGCAGCCACAGAAGGCGGCAGGCCGCACAGCGAACGCTTTGAGAGGGGAGGCCGCGGAGAGAGTACCGTGTCCGCTG is drawn from Dunckerocampus dactyliophorus isolate RoL2022-P2 chromosome 12, RoL_Ddac_1.1, whole genome shotgun sequence and contains these coding sequences:
- the polr1g gene encoding CD3e molecule, epsilon associated protein, producing the protein MAIVSLQKNMRRDVSPSSSEGEADKSTEELSLKQKEPEKRTSRYKCPDDFVAFRHKPCSSMLTDSLKNTNSELWLIKAPTTFNPECLQGVHVSLSGLQTLKLPSAVDGGESMGQQIYNILGSTHGTSELRLLTDDTTSSRSTVMGPAFAGLLSVSESYGGTRQPPQIIPATPVPAIPPGLKQRFHPFGSKTPTQGGESEADGTPLLEFTQVSEEEGRKRKKRKMKKEKHVNTEQEDEEVTVKQEGKADSLFLEAGLPEEKRRKKRKKVRDKEEESPPTAVVMVKQEMREGIIFQEGGAYDEKRADREEEEEALPAAAVMVKQEVGADILSQEREASEEKRRKKRKKDREAEEEESPAATVMIEHKVKSEQVDTLYDQQDDCSAKKKKKKKSKRGDD